The genomic segment TAGTGTTGTTATGCTCCTGCCGCACCGGTAAACGGCTGAGGGTGTCTGCAGGAATCAACGTCTTTCCTGGCTTGAACTGAATTTTGTAGTTGTAGGCGCTTAGCAAGAGGGACCAACGCTGAATCCGGGCAGCGGCCATGGCGGGAACGGGCTTGTCGGGGCTGAAAAGGCTCAGAAGAGGTTTTTGATCTGTAACAAGCGTGAAATGATTCCCAAGCAGATATTCCCGGAACTTTGTAACCTCGAAGACAACTGCCAATGCCTCTCTTTCAATTTGCGCATAATTACGCTCAGCAGCTGAAAGCGTTCGCGACCGGAACCCAATTGGCCGATCTTGCCCATTTACTGTGATATAGCACTGTGCCGATGCCACACGACGACGCATCGGTTTCCAAGATAAGCGACTTACTTGGATCGTAGTGCGCCAAGAACTTAGCTTCCTCTAGCAGCCGCTTTGTTGTTCGGAACGCGTTATCTTGTCTCGCTCCCCACTGCCAGCGCGTGTTCTTTCTTAGCAGTTCATGCAGTGGCTCTAGAACAGTAGCCAAGTTTCCCAGAAATAAGTGGTAGTAGGTCACGAAGCCCAAAAACGCTCGTAGTTCCGCAACACCGGTTGGCTTCGGCATTTTCATTATTGCAGCAATGTTGTCCATCTTAGGTAACAATCCGTTCGTATTTATACGATGTCCCAGAAATTCAAGTTCTGCTTGTCGGAACTTGCATTTCTGCGGATTCAGCTTGACACCGTGTTGCCGGAAACGTCTGAAAACTTCACGCAGCGTCTCACAGTTGCCGCATTTCTCCGCGACTACGACGTCGTCCAAATATACTTGAATGCCCGGAATGCTTTGCAGGATGCCGTCCATACGTCTCTGAAAAATCGCAGGAGCAGAGGCTACACCAAAAGGAAGCCTATTAAAGCAAAACAGGCCTTTCGGAGTGTTTACGACCAATATCTTCTTCGTTTCCTCGTCAAGCGGCAGCTGACTGTAAGCATCCTTCAAGTCGATGGTGCTGAATACTTCACCACCGTTTAGGTTTGCAAAGATATCCCTTATTTTTGGCAatgggtactgctccgtgacacATGCAGCATTTGCGGTCACCTTAAAATCGCCACACaaccgaatggaaccattctTTTTGATAACGGGAACCAAAGGCGTGGCCCACTCTGCACTGTCGACAGGCGAGAGAatgccatgcttaacaagtctgTCTATTTCATTTGACACTTGCTCCCGCATTGCATACGGCACAGAACGTGCTTTGCAGAACCGCGGCATCGCATTTTCCTGCAACCGCAAATGGACTGTGGGGCCATCAATTAGCCCTAGACCTGGCGTAAACAAATCGCCGAACTCCTCTAAGAGTGCGCTAACCAAAGTACTGTCAGGGACATTTTGCTCACCGGAGGTTTCCTCGCCGAGAATGCTGAAGACGAGCCTTCCGCTACGCTCAAATGCGCTGATGACATCTCGCCCGCACAAGTTCGGGCCATCGTATTGCAGTACGGTTAGAGTTGCATCTAGGGTCTTTCCCGCGTACGAGACCGGAAGTTTCAGCTGACCCCTCACGGGCAGCTTGCTAAGAAAGCAGGACAACTGCAAGGACGTCTCGCGGAGCGCAGGCCAGGCATGCCGATGATTGCAGTATGTTTTCCACGTAATGATGGAGACAGGCGATCCAGTGTCCATTTGCATTGTCAGCGGAATTCCGCTCCAGCAGAGGGTGCGAACCACAGGCTTGACCAAGTTTACCGACGTAGTGTACAAACTCAGTAGACAAAGTTCGTTGCCGTCACTCTCTGAAGAATGCTCCTCACAAAGGGCCACCCCTTGTTTCCATACACATATCTTAGCTAGGTGCCCTTTACGTCGGCAGCGAAAACACTACGCCCGGCGAAACTTGCACTTTGCTGCCTTGTGCTTAGTGCTACCACAGCACGGGCAAACGACGTCTTCGCTTGGTCGAGAAGTGCTCGGATGAGTCTTGTGGTAATACGGTTGACCTTGCACCTTGCTCCTCACGGCATGGACGTCGCCATAATCCTGTGTCCTCTCCATGTGATCAACGTTGAGAGCTGCCATCTCTACTGCTAACGCTATATCTTCGGCTTCTTTCAGCGTCAGCGAAGGTTTGGCCAAAAGCTTCCCACGAACGCCGGCATCACGTAGACCACAAACAAGTCTGTCTCGTAGCATCCTGTCCCGTGCCTCGCCAAAGTTGCAACTGCAGGCCCTCTTCCGAATTTCCGCAATGAAGTCCTTCGTTGACTCGTCGGGACGCTGGCATCTGGTGAAGAACTTGTAAGACTCCGCTATTTCGTTGCCCTGTGGCGCAAAGTGTTCTGCCAGCAGTTCAAGCAGCTTCTCATAGGTAAGGTCTTGAATCTTCGCCGGCGCGCACCGTACCGTAATTATGCCGACTGTTGCCGTGCTTAAGGCTGCCGTTAGCAGGGCTCGTCGTTTCTTCGAGTCGACGATATCGTAAGCTTCAAAGTAGGACTGCAGACGCACCTGGTAGGCGTCCCAACTGTGTTCCGTTTCGTCGAAACCCGGTTGTCCGGCGTGGGCCGCCATGGAGCAGGCACGGCCCGGTGGTGGGCagcctcgtcgccactgaagtaaCTCGAGAAGCTGTTGGCAAAGAACGAACGCTTTATTAAAGGTTAGTGTAGCTTTTACAGTCCTTATCTTGTGATGTCAGCTGCAGccactgccgattcacaagaggcATGGCCGTTGAATCTAACAAAACAAACACGTGTCAGCGGCGCATGCTGATTCACAACAGAACGTGCAGACAATTATAAATTGTGCAACATTTGTTAAATCCCTGCATTGCACTGGAGAGCGCTTGAATACATAATTTATTTGCAAGGCCCCAGTAAAGCCACTCTCTTTCAGCCTTGTCTACGCATCGCCCTTTATCAGGCCCTTAATTTCACTGAACATAAAGAAGCTACCTCGTTTATCTCACCGAGAAAACCACGCGAATATGCTATCACATATGGAAAAACCCAAAACGACAGGGGTCCAATATTATTTTTAACATTAATTATCAAGCCAAGAACATTAAACTTtcagtaaacattgcagttagcGTGCCCTGCATTTCGaaaaaatgtaattttttttaaatgtagagTTCTCATAGAAAATAAGGAAACCGGTCGCCTGACAAATTCAAGCACTTCCTAAGAAGTTTTCAGAAGGACGGTAACTTACGCAAATGCATTTAACTTGGGACACAATTTTCCAAGAACATCATCTCTAACTTCACTGACCTTAATTTTGCTGGCATATTTTGTTATGTAAGGGCAGCTTGGAAGATACTGTGCTGCTCATAAAGCATACTCGTAAAGCTTTCGTGCACTTGCATACGTAATGCACTGCAAAAGCTGTAGTTAGGCTACACGCTTTGGGCACACATTATGGAACACCTTTTCCATAGTTAAGTTGAATATAAACAAGGTGATTCCTATAGTTTATCAACGACACCTGGTTAACAAAGTGCATTCCTCATATCAGgtattgattaaaaaaaaaatatggttcagtaattatttacaaTGTTTTATTTGAGCCAGAAACGAAATTTCCGCCGCTTTGTGCACTTGGCATTCCCCATATTTTTGCTCAATTTGCAGTCGGTGTCTTGTCCCATTATTTTACGGCTCTGGGCAACGTTGTGTAATCAGCACCTTGACATTCTGGAACATTTGAATAAGTAGCTTTCTATACATAACTTATAAAGATTAAAAACTTTTTGTTTGTCACTGACAACATGCTGAATTTATTGAAATATAAGCACTGTGGTATGCTTAGTTAAAAGAGAAAACTACATGCCTTTGTCAATGGAAAAAATTTGGTTCAATTATTATAATTCCAGGGTTTTAAGCCAAAagcacaatatgattatgaggtatgctgtagtgggggactcagacACAATTTTTACCACCTGGCATTCTTTAGCATTCTTTAACGTGAACAATGCACGGTATGTAtatgggtgttcttgcatttgatTGCCATCGAAATGTAGCCACCACAGACAGGATTTGATCCTGCTTTTGTCGCACTGGCTCAAAAAATAGTGTTGCAGTATCGCCCAAAAAGCAAAAAATCGATTGCAATAGAGAATTGTCAGACAGCTATACAACAAAAGGAttgtagctttatcggccgtataaacttgtaaacatttgcttactaattaaattaacaagcatgtttcACGTGAACAGGCAAACAGGAACTCGTCTCACATGATGGCTGCAGACACTTGCTGTCAGTATGCTTGCGTGACGAACAGGGGCAGCAGCAGTGACTGAACTGCCTGtcatgctgcctcttgcttcaatggGAACTAAGTGGCAAGAACACTGCACGCAAGAAGCAGTCAATCAGACCTTTCAAAATAAAGTATGCACGATCGCGCTCAGCCGCATAATACGCAGCGGCAGCCCCATGCCACAACAGTGCAGAAGCCCATCTGTCGTATCCGACACCGTATTGGACGCCGAAGCATAGTGTGTCTCATAATAAATTGTTGAACATAAGGCGTTCAATTCGGCGTTACGGCACGGCAAAATGCCTCGGCTCCGCTTGCCTTTCCCGTGTATAGGACGCCTTGTCACACTCAAAATTGTACCATGTGTCGCCTAGTTTCAAGTggtggccgaaaaaaaaaagaagtcactgAAACTTTTACCCTGCATAATCAAAGCACCCGCTTCTTTCCAGCTATTTTTGTGCTGAATGGTTTCTTATTTTACTGAGACAATTGCCATTGTCTGACCTATGTACCACACTTGTTTGTTGGCAATGCCAAACTATGATGAAGGGCCATTTCACTCAAAATGATGTCCGTTTAAGTTGCAGTACAATTCGAGGACACCAGTAAGTCCCAATGAGAGGTCTACAATCAAAATTGATCATCACTATTTTATTGCAAACATGAGTGTTTTCCACACACAGTTCAGATATGATCGAGTGCAAATTGTTGTGCCTTCACATGAAACGATATCACATGAACACAGTTGTAATCTAAGCAACGTTACTCCAACATATGTCCCTGCCAGTTGTTCAGTGATGGTAATCAAACATCCTGCAATGTTACTTGGCAGCTCAACATATAAGAACATATTGCAACACTTGTGCACCCTGATGCACAAGACAGTCGTTCATCCGAATAAACAGATTTAGATTTGCAATTCAGACGGCCCTCAACACATAGAGCAACCCAACCCAGCAAGTGACCTACTAAGTGGCATCTGGGTGCTGTGTTTTCATATGATTGTTCATACTACCAGATTGCACAAAGGACCTGAAGCAGATTTTGCAGTGGTATGGGCGCTCCCCTGTGTGGATACGTAGGTGTTCCTTCAGGGACCTTTTCACTGTAAAGGTCTGAGGGCAGAAATGACATTGAAATGGTCGCTCACCTGTATGGTTACGCATGTGTGCCTTGAAGGTGTCATCATGTGCAAAAGTCTTACGGCAGAAATGGCACGCAAAGGGACGGTCACCTGTGTGGATGGACAGGTGTTTTTTAAGGTTGTCCTTGCGCGAAAACCtccgagggcatgaagggcattgaaatggcctctcgcctgtgtgggAGCGTAGGTGTTGTGCGAGTCTGCTTTTTCGCGAGAAGCTCCGAGGACAGAAATCACATTGAAATGTACGCTCGTCTTTGTGGATTTTGATGTGATTTTTCATTTCAAGCAGTGTTTCTGCTTCGTAGTAACAGAGAGGATAGCGGCAGTGGAGTCCCTGTTGTGACTTGCCATCTTCGGTAGTTGCCAGAGAGGTAGAGTCCCTTGA from the Dermacentor variabilis isolate Ectoservices chromosome 9, ASM5094787v1, whole genome shotgun sequence genome contains:
- the LOC142558400 gene encoding uncharacterized protein LOC142558400; protein product: MAAHAGQPGFDETEHSWDAYQVRLQSYFEAYDIVDSKKRRALLTAALSTATVGIITVRCAPAKIQDLTYEKLLELLAEHFAPQGNEIAESYKFFTRCQRPDESTKDFIAEIRKRACSCNFGEARDRMLRDRLVCGLRDAGVRGKLLAKPSLTLKEAEDIALAVEMAALNVDHMERTQDYGDVHAVRSKVQGQPYYHKTHPSTSRPSEDVVCPCCGSTKHKAAKCKFRRA